A stretch of the Ipomoea triloba cultivar NCNSP0323 chromosome 16, ASM357664v1 genome encodes the following:
- the LOC116007883 gene encoding uncharacterized protein LOC116007883 has translation MSNLTNLEFVGLDISGKNYLSWVLDVEMHLNAKGLGETIKENNDASIQDRAKAMIFIRHHLDQGLKDEYLTVKEPSELWKNLKERYDHQRTVILPKARYDWLHLRLQDFKTIGSK, from the coding sequence ATGTCAAATCTTACAAATCTTGAATTTGTGGGACTTGATATATCTGGAAAAAATTACCTGTCATGGGTATTAGATGTTGAAATGCATCTAAATGCAAAAGGTCTCGGTGAAACTatcaaagaaaataatgatGCCTCGATTCAAGATCGAGCAAAGGCAATGATTTTCATTCGCCATCACCTTGACCAAGGGTTAAAAGATGAATATCTTACTGTGAAAGAACCCTCTGAACTCTggaaaaatttgaaagaaagaTATGACCACCAGAGGACAGTAATTCTCCCAAAAGCCCGTTATGACTGGCTTCACTTGCGTTTGCAAGATTTTAAAACT